The following proteins are encoded in a genomic region of Dokdonia donghaensis DSW-1:
- a CDS encoding Dps family protein gives MRKLNNIGLDVTSSQQTAEELNDLLSNYQMFYMNLRGFHWNIRGKRFFELHLKFEELYNDALIKVDEIAERVLTLSATPLHTFKKYLEISEIKGAENITDGEAAISSILEALTVLLKKERAILSIAADANDEGTVALMSDYIVQQEKLVWMLSAYQN, from the coding sequence ATGAGAAAACTAAATAACATAGGCCTAGACGTAACCTCCTCACAACAAACGGCAGAGGAGCTTAATGATTTACTATCTAACTACCAGATGTTTTATATGAACCTAAGAGGTTTTCATTGGAACATAAGAGGAAAACGATTTTTTGAATTACACCTTAAGTTTGAAGAGTTATACAACGACGCACTTATAAAAGTAGATGAGATTGCAGAGCGTGTACTTACCTTAAGCGCTACTCCACTTCACACCTTTAAAAAATATCTAGAGATATCAGAGATTAAAGGTGCCGAAAATATTACAGATGGTGAGGCAGCAATATCAAGCATACTCGAGGCACTTACTGTCTTACTCAAAAAAGAAAGAGCCATCTTATCAATAGCTGCAGATGCAAATGATGAAGGGACAGTAGCACTTATGAGTGATTATATCGTACAACAGGAAAAACTGGTATGGATGCTCTCTGCTTATCAAAACTAG
- a CDS encoding heavy-metal-associated domain-containing protein: MKTAIIVQNLRCGGCVNTITTKINALGNVHNVTVDLESSTISFTAVDAIDALSVKETLKKLGYPSIEDDNGVLLKAKSFVSCATGKIT; encoded by the coding sequence ATGAAAACGGCTATAATTGTTCAAAATCTAAGATGTGGTGGCTGTGTTAATACAATCACTACAAAAATTAATGCATTAGGAAATGTACATAATGTTACTGTAGATCTAGAATCATCTACAATCTCCTTTACTGCAGTAGATGCTATAGATGCGCTATCTGTAAAGGAAACTCTAAAAAAACTAGGCTATCCATCTATAGAAGATGATAATGGTGTATTGTTAAAGGCAAAATCTTTTGTAAGTTGTGCTACGGGAAAAATAACCTAA
- a CDS encoding rhodanese-like domain-containing protein — protein MKITLIPISFLSLLFGDKLQQSDAITILDRDAFKSAIATPGVQLIDVRTANEYSSGHIAKAQNIDYFKTSEFTTKVNKLDKDKPVYLYCRSGNRSQRAAAKLDSLGFKIIFDLEDGYNNWK, from the coding sequence ATGAAAATTACACTCATACCTATATCATTTCTATCCTTACTTTTCGGTGATAAATTGCAACAGAGCGATGCTATCACAATACTCGACAGAGACGCTTTTAAAAGCGCAATAGCAACCCCTGGTGTGCAGCTCATAGATGTACGTACTGCAAATGAGTACAGCTCTGGTCATATAGCAAAAGCACAAAATATAGATTACTTTAAAACATCAGAGTTTACAACTAAAGTAAATAAACTTGATAAAGATAAACCGGTGTACCTCTATTGTAGATCTGGTAATAGAAGCCAGCGCGCTGCGGCAAAATTAGATAGCCTAGGTTTCAAAATCATCTTTGATCTAGAAGATGGTTATAACAACTGGAAATAG
- a CDS encoding YidH family protein, with protein MSTLEHSLRDKLAIDRTRLANERTFLAYFRTFIVFLSSGFAIIKLDLLNEIRWIGIMLIVIGPALLIIGLFRFLYVKKSIKNYYKE; from the coding sequence ATGAGCACACTAGAGCATTCACTACGAGATAAACTAGCGATAGATAGAACGAGACTGGCAAACGAGAGGACCTTTCTTGCTTATTTTAGAACGTTTATTGTTTTTTTAAGTTCTGGTTTTGCTATTATAAAATTAGACCTGTTAAACGAAATACGCTGGATAGGTATTATGCTCATTGTTATAGGACCTGCCTTATTAATTATAGGTTTGTTTCGTTTTTTATATGTAAAGAAGAGTATCAAAAACTACTATAAAGAATAA